Within the Thermoanaerobaculales bacterium genome, the region GGAGCCGGAGATCTTCACCAGCCATCCGTCTCCGTAGGGATCCTCGTTGACCAGGTTGGGCTCCTCGGCGAGGCGGTCATTGACCTCCACGACCTCGCCGGCAACCGGTGACAGGAACTCGGCGACCGCCTTGACCGACTCCAAGGTGCCGAGCTCCTCGCCGGCGTTGGCACCGAGCCCCACCTCGGGGAGCTCCACGTACACCACCTCGCCCAGCTGATCCTGGGCGTAGTGGGTGATGCCGACCACGACGAGGTCGCCCTCGACGCGCGCCCACTCGTGGGACCGGGTGTACGACAGATCGCTGGGAACGGACATCACTACCTCCTCACGTCCGCAATCTCATCGGATGCTCGTCACGACTTCTTCTTCCGCGAGTAGAAGGGCAGCTCGACGACCCGGGCGCGCGCTCTCCGGTCGCGAATCTCGATGAAGAACTCCCGCCCGACCTGGGCAGCGTCGGCCGGCAGGTAGGCCATGCCCATCGACTTGCCGAGCGACGGCAGCCGGGTGCCGGAGGTGACCTGGCCCACCGGCTCGCCGCCGTCCTCGGTCAGCAGGACCGGGTGGCCGTGTCGGGCGATGCCCGGGGACAGCAGCTCGAAGCCGACGAGCAGGCGCTCGACACCCTCCTCCTGCTGTCGCTCGAGCACGTCGCGGCCGATGAAGTCGCCCTTGTCGAGCTTGACGATCCAGCCCAGGCCGGCCTCGAGCGGCGTCGTCGAATCGTCGATGTCGTTGCCGTAGAGCGGCATTCCGGCCTCGAGGCGCAGGGTGTCGCGGGCGCCGAGCCCGGCGGGGACGAGGCCCTTCGGCGCGCCCTCGGCGAGCAGCGCACGCCACAGCGCGGGCGCCGCCTTGGGCTCGAGGTAGACCTCGAAGCCGTCCTCGCCGGTGTAGCCGGTCCGCGCGATCAGCGCGCGCTGCCCGACCACGTCCCCCCAGACGAAGCGGTAGTACTTGATGGCGGCGAGCTCGGCGCCCGTCAGCGGCTGCAGGATCTCCTGCGCCAGCGGGCCCTGGATGGCGATCTGGGCCCAGCGGTCAGACTCGTTGACGACCTCCACGCCGGGCTCGCCGGCGGCGAGCTCGCTCAGGTAGGCGAAGTCCTTGTCGACGTTCGCGGCGTTGACCACCAGCAGGTACTCGTCGTCGGCCATGCGGTGGACCAGCAGGTCGTCGACGAACGTTCCCTGCGGGTACATCAGCCCGGTGTACTGGGCCCTGCCGACCGCGAGCTTCGAGTGGTCGTTGCACGAGAAGAGCTGGACGAAGTCGAGGGCGCGCGGGCCGCGCACGAAGACCTCGCCCATGTGCGATACGTCGAAGAGGCCCGCGCGCGAGCGCACCGCGAGGTGCTCCTCGGTCAGCGACGTGTACTGGACCGGCATCAGGAAGCCGGCGAACGGCACCATCCTGGCGCCGGCCGCAACGTGCTCGTCGAACAGGGCTGTGGGCTTGTCCGTGGTGGCTTCGGTCATGGTCCCGCACCTCCGCACGGGTGACAGATCGCAGAGTAGCACTCCATCCAGACCGACGGAAGCAATGTCAAGTGGGGCACCGCGTCACCTGACGTTGACCAGCGATGGGAGGGGGTCGAAGGTCGTCGCCGGCGCCGAACGGCTGCGCGCCAGCAGCGCCTCGTGGCCCTTCCACTGGTAGTTGAGGATGTAGATCCTCGGGTCGACCGGGACGGCCTCGTCGTACCCGGCGCGCGCGGCGCGGACCTCGTAGTGGAGGTGGGGGGAGGTGCTCCAGCCGGTGCTGCCCACGGCGCCCAGGCGTTGGCCCCGCTGCAGCTGCTGGCTTTGCCGCACGTCGATGTTCTGGAGGTGGGCGTACACCGTGAGATAGCCGCCGGTGTGGGACAGCACGACCACGTTGCCGTACCGCCACCAGCGGACGTGGCGACGCAGCGGGAACCGTCCCGCGAAGACGACGCGACCGCCACCCGTGGCGAGCACCGGCGTGCCCTCCCGCGCCGCGAGGTCGATGCCGGCGTGGAAGTCGGTGGCGTTGGTGAACGGCGAGATCCGGTCTCCGAACGGCGAGGTCAGAACGAAGCTCCCGACCGGAACCG harbors:
- the gcvH gene encoding glycine cleavage system protein GcvH — encoded protein: MSVPSDLSYTRSHEWARVEGDLVVVGITHYAQDQLGEVVYVELPEVGLGANAGEELGTLESVKAVAEFLSPVAGEVVEVNDRLAEEPNLVNEDPYGDGWLVKISGSLEEDELLDAEAYKELLAEESH
- the gcvT gene encoding glycine cleavage system aminomethyltransferase GcvT yields the protein MTEATTDKPTALFDEHVAAGARMVPFAGFLMPVQYTSLTEEHLAVRSRAGLFDVSHMGEVFVRGPRALDFVQLFSCNDHSKLAVGRAQYTGLMYPQGTFVDDLLVHRMADDEYLLVVNAANVDKDFAYLSELAAGEPGVEVVNESDRWAQIAIQGPLAQEILQPLTGAELAAIKYYRFVWGDVVGQRALIARTGYTGEDGFEVYLEPKAAPALWRALLAEGAPKGLVPAGLGARDTLRLEAGMPLYGNDIDDSTTPLEAGLGWIVKLDKGDFIGRDVLERQQEEGVERLLVGFELLSPGIARHGHPVLLTEDGGEPVGQVTSGTRLPSLGKSMGMAYLPADAAQVGREFFIEIRDRRARARVVELPFYSRKKKS
- a CDS encoding M23 family metallopeptidase, which codes for MYEIQLHPADIRKQVRYYFLSRRAYHWLVGALAGLALIVLGGVVLSPLSLRTLLLTSELRALRQQNELQREILEQRTAALARTERALEADRAREQQMRLILGMPEHPADPAAVAGERALAVTVPDAARAYRRGLELDAASQALLTQAGEIASFARARADLAAGVPSICPVPVGSFVLTSPFGDRISPFTNATDFHAGIDLAAREGTPVLATGGGRVVFAGRFPLRRHVRWWRYGNVVVLSHTGGYLTVYAHLQNIDVRQSQQLQRGQRLGAVGSTGWSTSPHLHYEVRAARAGYDEAVPVDPRIYILNYQWKGHEALLARSRSAPATTFDPLPSLVNVR